One Clupea harengus chromosome 12, Ch_v2.0.2, whole genome shotgun sequence DNA segment encodes these proteins:
- the LOC122133335 gene encoding uncharacterized protein LOC122133335, with protein MTLQTLLTYGLGITLASVALFNSQVHGLQCYGCNIIHGQRYVDVGCSNPEVITCTHSHKGFKHRFCIKTESTALGIVLTSGCATSRHCQQQELPGVRIHCCDSDLCNSSSCWRASGLHYVCAILSLLLLWLRL; from the exons ATGACTTTACAGACTCTGCTGACCTATGGGCTCGGAATTACGTTGGCATCGGTGGCGTTGTTCAACTCACAAG TGCATGGACTGCAATGCTATGGCTGCAACATCATCCATGGGCAGCGGTACGTGGACGTGGGCTGCTCCAACCCGGAGGtcatcacctgcacacactcccacaaggGCTTCAAGCACCGCTTCTGCATCAAGACAGAGAGCA CTGCGCTTGGCATCGTCCTGACAAGCGGCTGTGCTACATCCCGACACTGTCAGCAACAAGAGCTACCGGGGGTTCGCATCCACTGCTGTGATTCGGATCTATGCAACAGCTCCTCCTGCTGGCGAGCAAGTGGACTACATTACGTCTGTGCGATACTTAGCCTGCTATTGTTATGGCTACGGTTATAG
- the ddx54 gene encoding ATP-dependent RNA helicase DDX54, with the protein MAQRKKKLTKKKRHGNTREPEVESDEGDFGPVAEIKNDDAPGRKLPRFPASSDALSDVEPDTRELVRAQNKKQKKSGGFQSMGLSYPVYKGVMKKGYKVPTPIQRRTVPVILDGKDVVAMARTGSGKTAAFLIPMFEKLKAPQAQTGARALILTPTRELALQTMKFTRELGRYTGLKTALILGGDSMDEQFAALHENPDIIIGTPGRLMHVVMEMNLKLHGVEYVVFDEADRLFEMGFAEQLQEIIRRLPDTRQTLLFSATLPKLLVEFARAGLTDPVLLRLDVDTKLSDQLKLAFFHLRLDDKPAMLLHLLRNVVKAQEQTVVFVATKHHVEYVKEMLTSEGIECAYIYSALDQTARKINIGRFVHRKAMVLVVTDVAARGIDIPLLDNVINYNFPSKSKLFLHRVGRVARAGRGGTAFSLVCQDEVPFVYDLHLFLGRPMQLAVHDHQKDADGVFGRVPQSILDDEEGELLTAYDNSLDLQNMKQVAENAYKQYLKSRPSPSPESFKRVKNTDFTSMAVHPLLGSGLEKNELDRLQIVDSIKGYKSKVTIFEVNSTKKASGCGVMRAKRSRDRPLVDKFTRIREERIAENKLRLPPVASVSKSAAKDDYDSEEEEEDIRGVFAEVVGGKRKKHVEEEDNANPTSKKNRETGRDEEFYIPYRPKDFDSERGLSLTGEGTTFEQQASTAVLDLMGDENKTLDRHKSIMKWDRKRKRFVCDTGKEDKKKKVKLENGQVVSNTKKKNFYEQWRKRNKMDDDAGDSDGETGGGRGRQMGGRGRGRGGQRGRNGPPRAPGGLQAGGPQKGVRSELKSREQILKERKKQSKQNFLQSGGLKKKRGASRQNVNSVMKSGFGRGGNKKGKMRKRM; encoded by the exons ATggcacagagaaagaagaaactGACCAAAAAGAAGAGACACGGCAACACCAGAGAACCAGAGGTGGAATCGGACGAGGGAGACTTTGGGCCGGTTGCCGAAATAAAGAACGATGATGCT CCCGGTAGAAAACTGCCACGGTTCCCTGCATCATCAGACGCCCTGTCAGATGTGGAACCAGACACCAGGGAGCTGGTCCGGGCCCAGAATAAGAAGCAAAAGAAGTCTGGAGGGTTCCAGTCCATGG GCCTCAGTTACCCTGTTTATAAGGGGGTAATGAAGAAGGGTTACAAAGTCCCTACTCCTATTCAGAGAAGG ACTGTTCCAGTCATTCTGGATGGAAAAGATGTAGTTGCCATGGCAAGGACTGGCAGTGGAAAGACGGCTGCTTTCTTGATTCCGATGTTTGAGAAACTAAAGGCCCCCCAGGCCCAGACTGGTGCCAGGGCACTTATTCTCACTCCGACAAGAGAGTTGGCACTTCAGACCATGAAATTCACTCGAGAG CTTGGTAGATATACCGGCCTTAAAACTGCGTTGATTCTTGGAGGTGACAG TATGGATGAACAGTTTGCTGCTCTACATGAAAACCCTGACAT CATTATTGGTACCCCTGGTCGTCTGATGCATGTCGTCATGGAAATGAACCTGAAGCTGCACGGTGTGGAGTATGTGGTGTTTGACGAGGCTGACAG aCTGTTTGAGATGGGCTTTGCTGAGCAGCTTCAGGAGATCATCCGTCGACTCCCAGACACACGGCAGACGCTCCTGTTCTCTGCCACTCTGCCAAAACTGCTGGTGGAGTTTGCCCGAGCAG GATTGACAGATCCCGTTCTTCTTCGTCTGGATGTCGACACCAAGCTGAGTGATCAGTTGAAG CTCGCCTTCTTCCACCTGAGGCTGGACGACAAGCCTGCCATGCTGCTGCACCTGCTCAGGAATGTGGTGAAGGCCCAGGAGCAGACGGTCGTCTTTGTGGCCACCAAACATCACGTGGAGTACGTCAAAGAG ATGTTAACCTCAGAGGGCATTGAGTGTGCCTACATCTACAGTGCTCTGGACCAGACGGCCAGGAAGATCAACATCGGCCGCTTCGTCCACCGCAAAGCCATGGTGCTGGTGGTGACGGACGTGGCCGCTCGTGGTATCGACATCCCCCTGCTGGACAACGTCATCAACTACAACTTCCCCTCCAAGTCCAAGCTGTTTCTGCACAGAGTGG GTCGTGTTGCCCGTGCTGGACGAGGTGGAACAGCCTTCAGCCTGGTGTGCCAAGACGAGGTGCCCTTTGTCTACGATCTTCATCTCTTCCTGGGAAGACCCATGCAGTTAGCTGTGCATGATCATCAAAAAG aTGCAGATGGTGTGTTCGGACGCGTGCCCCAGAGCATCCTGGACGATGAGGAGGGGGAGCTCCTCACAGCCTACGACAACTCTTTGGACCTGCAGAACATGAAGCAGGTCGCGGAGAACGCCTACAAACAGTACCTCAAGTCCCGGCCCAGCCCGTCTCCCGAGTCCTTTAAACGGGTGAAGAACACCGACTTCACCAGCATGGCCGTCCATCCCCTGTTAG GCTCGGGTCTTGAGAAGAATGAACTGGATAGACTGCAGATAGTGGACAGCATCAAGGGCTATAAGTCTAAAGTT ACGATATTTGAGGTTAACTCCACAAAAAAGGCCAGCGGCTGTGGGGTGATGCGGGCCAAGCGCAGCAGGGACAGACCACTGGTGGACAAGTTCACACGGATCCGGGAGGAGCGCATCGCTGAGAACAAACTCCGCCTTCCTCCTGTAGCCTCCGTCTCCAAATCCGCAGCCAAAGATGACTACGActccgaggaggaggaggaggacatccGG GGAGTTTTTGCTGAGGTGGTGGgtgggaagaggaagaagcatGTAGAAGAGGAGGACAACGCCAATCCCACGAGCAAGAAGAACAGGGAGACGGGGCGAGACGAGGAGTTCTACATCCCATACAGGCCGAAAGATTTCGACTCCGAGAGAGG gcTCAGCCTTACTGGTGAGGGCACCACATTTGAGCAGCAGGCCTCTACAGCCGTACTGGACCTGATGGGAGACGAGAATAAAACACTTGACCGGCACAAGAGCATCATGAAATG GGACCGCAAGAGGAAGCGCTTTGTGTGCGACACGGGCAAagaagacaagaagaagaaggtcaAACTAGAGAATGGACAGGTGGTCAGCAACACGAAGAAGAAAAACTT CTATGAgcagtggaggaagaggaacaaGATGGATGACGATGCTGGCGACAGTGATGGGGAGACTGGAGGTGGTAGAGGCCGTCAGATGGGAGGCAGAGGCCGAGGCAGAGGAG GTCAAAGAGGCAGGAACGGGCCACCAAGGGCACCAGGCGGGCTCCAGGCGGGCGGGCCCCAGAAGGGCGTGCGCTCCGAGCTGAAGAGCCGCGAGCAGATCCTGAAGGAGCGCAAGAAGCAGTCCAAGCAGAACTTCCTGCAGAGCGGCGGCCTGAAGAAGAAGCGCGGCGCGAGCCGCCAGAACGTGAACAGCGTCATGA
- the pgap2 gene encoding post-GPI attachment to proteins factor 2, producing the protein MLQGPFGSLDRDRPLIRIQFTHFTVATVCLPLIGFITCIVTSLFSHFNDSTYTHCQVSNYLPSISAAISLTPERYVWRFCIGLHSAPRFLVAFAYFTFYRGHFVGRLPEQLLSGLTLLAALSENVGLLLLTYVSSTETYSLHKNGFIVFIASSIVHMLCTCRLWQVITRHTLGVEERKSYRYKWRLFLFNIFFCLCAGYFFRRHNKYCEPGVYTLFAFSEYLVVLSNMAFHITAYWDFGGKEVMVAMPPEGKRF; encoded by the coding sequence ATGCTTCAGGGACCTTTTGGAAGCCTGGACAGAGACAGGCCCCTCATCCGGATACAGTTCACCCACTTTACTGTAGCCACGGTCTGCCTGCCGCTCATTGGCTTCATCACATGTATTGTCacctcactcttctctcacttCAATGACTCCACGTACACTCACTGCCAGGTGTCCAACTATCTCCCATCCATTAGTGCTGCCATCAGCCTGACACCAGAGCGGTATGTTTGGAGGTTCTGTATTGGCTTACACTCGGCACCACGCTTCCTGGTGGCATTCGCCTACTTCACCTTCTACAGAGGGCACTTTGTGGGGAGACTGCCAGAGCAGCTTCTGAGTGGCCTGACACTGCTGGCGGCCCTCAGCGAGAATGTGGGCTTGCTGCTACTCACCTACGTGTCCTCGACCGAGACCTACAGCCTGCACAAAAATGGCTTCATCGTCTTCATCGCAAGCTCCATCGTCCACATGCTCTGCACGTGCAGGCTGTGGCAGGTGATCACCAGGCACACTCTTGGGGTCGAGGAGAGGAAGTCCTACCGATACAAATGGCGCCTCTTCCTGTTCAATATCTTCTTCTGCCTCTGCGCTGGCTACTTTTTCAGGCGCCACAACAAGTACTGCGAGCCAGGTGTCTACACCCTCTTTGCTTTCAGCGAGTACCTGGTAGTGCTTTCCAACATGGCATTCCACATCACTGCTTACTGGGACTTTGGGGGCAAGGAAGTGATGGTGGCCATGCCCCCGGAGGGCAAgcgtttctga